The following proteins are co-located in the Anas platyrhynchos isolate ZD024472 breed Pekin duck chromosome 1, IASCAAS_PekinDuck_T2T, whole genome shotgun sequence genome:
- the LOC101798339 gene encoding olfactory receptor 52B2: MYELNESSFDPITFVLTGIPGMEESHIWISVPFCLMYITAVFSNSVLLFVIITERSLHEPMYLFLAMLAVSDLMLSTTTVPKMLAIFWFSAREISFDACITQMFFTHFSFIVESSVLLAMAFDRYVAVCDPLRYSSTLTPSVIGKIAVTAVVRGFCIMFPPIFLLKRLPYCGHNIMPHTYCEHMGIARLACADIRANVWYGLTTALLSSGLDVVLIAVSYVLILRAIFRLPSPEARLKTLSTCGSHLCVILMFYMPAFFSFLTHRFGHHIPGHVHILLANLYVVVPPMLNPIVYGVRTRPIRERVVRLLCPAGQCPCPSRGGLC; encoded by the coding sequence atGTATGAGCTCAACGAAAGCAGCTTTGATCCCATCACCTTCGTCCTGACAGGCATCCCAGGCATGGAGGAGTCCCACATCTGGATCTCTGTCCCCTTCTGTCTGATGTACATCACTGCAGTGTTCAGCAACTCCGTCCTCCTCTTCGTCATCATCACGGAGAGGAGCCTCCACGAGCCCATGTACCTATTCCTCGCGATGCTGGCTGTTTCTGACCTCATGCTTTCGACCACGACAGTGCCCAAGATGCTGGCAATCTTCTGGTTCAGTGCCAGAGAAATTTCGTTCGATGCCTGCATTACCCAGATGTTCTTCACCCACTTCAGCTTCATTGTGGAGTCGTctgtcctgctggccatggcaTTCGACCGCTACGTTGCTGTGTGCGACCCCCTGCGGTACTCGTCCACGTTAACGCCCTCAGTGATTGGGAAGATAGCGGTGACTGCCGTGGTCCGGGGCTTCTGCATCATGTTCCCACCCATCTTCCTGCTGAAGCGGCTGCCCTACTGCGGGCACAACATCATGCCCCACACCTACTGCGAGCACATGGGCATCGCCCGCCTGGCCTGCGCCGATATAAGAGCCAACGTCTGGTACGGGCTGACGACGGCGCTTCTCTCCTCCGGCCTGGATGTCGTGCTCATCGCTGTCTCGTACGTGCTCATCCTCAGGGCTATTTTCCGGCTGCCATCCCCAGAGGCCCGTCTCAAAACCCTGAGCACCTGCGGCTCCCACCTCTGTGTGATCCTCATGTTCTACATGCCCgccttcttctccttcctcacgCACCGCTTCGGCCACCACATCCCGGGGCACGTCCACATCCTCCTGGCCAACCTCTACGTGGTGGTCCCACCGATGCTCAACCCCATCGTGTACGGGGTGAGGACGCGGCCGATCCGGGAGCGCGTGGTCCGCCTCCTCTGCCCCGCCGGGCagtgcccctgccccagccggGGGGGCCTCTGCTGA